From the Nematostella vectensis chromosome 7, jaNemVect1.1, whole genome shotgun sequence genome, the window GACAATTCAAGGTATGACCAGACACTTTTTTGTGAAATGTGGAAGATCAAACCTTTGACATATTTGTTTATGCTGATATCAAAGTCTTCCGTTCGTAGCCGACCATTTCGCACTATTTCATCAAGTTGTTGCAAAACAAGGGTTTGCTGCTTCGACATTACACACAGGTAAAACCTCTGACGACGAAAACGACATTGACTACAGGAGGGTGGTGATAAAAATGACGATAGCAGTGATGATAGCGGTAACGAAGCAGTGATCAGGGGCAGATTAGATGATAGTACAGGTGAGGTTGGTCAGTAATATAACGACGGCGTTAGTGGTAAAGGGGGTCATAATAGCCGATGATAACATTCTTAAAAGCTCCTTTTAGTATAGAAGAATGTAAAAAATGCATCACACTCAGTCCCCACCCCTAACCTTTCGGCCGccgccaataatgatacatagccgtagcaggcctcgaattattaGGGAGGgaggcacgatacagaaacattaaaaatatgGGTGGCACAGCTCACCTCTACTAGTcgttttcttataatttttgaaaatattgggggttgcgtgcccccagtgccccaccccaaGCTACGGCTCTGTGATGTGACTCTGTCGCCATTGCACTGCTGATGGGATGTTAACTTTATAGAACATCGATACGCTAGAGAGGGTCGCGGGGATCACAGGCGACCACCTGATGGAAGCACATGGCAGCTTTCACACTGGTCACTGCATGGCATGCAACAAGGAGTACAGTCAAGACTGGATAAGAGGTACATATTACACAGCTAGTGGCAACGCACGCTCTCATTGGTTAATTAGCAGATAGTGCGTGCTACGTGTGCTCCCACGGGTTGATTAACGTACATCCCAAAAATAGAAACGTACATTTCAAAAACAACGCAGCACTTTGCGATGATAAACGCTCAAAACTCGCTCAAACCTCGGCTCTGAGATCGCCGGCTTCGCAAGCTTGGCTTCTACGTTGTTCACACAACTAAGCTCGGCTATTCCGCAGCTCGGCTAACTAAGCCCGGCTTTTCCCCGTCTTTCACGCAACTAGCACCTGTTGAGCAGGAAATAGTGTAGCAGATCTGCACATACTTATTTTCATCTCTCATTTTGACACGCCAATTTCATATAAAGGGCATTGATTGCTTATAACAGGCCATCATCAGGCGCGTACTCAGGATTGGCCGGGAAGGGGTGTGCAGTCTTACGTATCCAATGGAAAAATCATGTTATTTGatgattccttaataagaaataacccatttttttttgcggcaAAGGGAggcctgtgtacgcgcctgattaTCGTCCACTCGATCCTTTGGTTTAGCATGCCTGCAGTGATTAGATATACACACATTCTCCTTATGCTCTGAGGACACCACCGCATTGTTAATCGTTGTGTGCTTCACCCCTAACCACCATCACCCTTTTGTCATTTTCGAAGCTGATGGTATTACAAATATTTATGTGATTTGAAGTTTCCCTTATTTTGTAATGTACTAGctaaaacaaataatgaaCTTTTTATTCTTCTTACAGTCGAGATAATGGCTGACAAAATCCCTAGGTGTACCGAATGCGATGGGGTTGTAAAACCAGGTACGAATATTCTCATCTCTTGACTTTGTTTGGCACTTGATTAGAACTCATTTGTGTTTGGTCTAGATATCGGCTTTTTTGGAGACCCCATGCCAGATAAATTTTATCAGCTAGCTGCGGAGGTAAgcttgaagaaaaaagatttTCTGGTTCCTAGTAACTTTTCTCCATTTGACTACATAGCTAACGTACTTCGTTAActtaactaaaactaaaatacATATCTTTCGTCCTTATTTCTCGTGGATAGCGTCATCTATCATTATGCACCATCACTTTAATTCCGTCCCTATTGTGAACCAACAGGACTTTCCCAAATGTGACTTATTGATTGTCATGGGGACGTCTCTCATCGTACAGCCGTTTGCATCACTTATTGCCCGGTAAGTTCACATGAAATGAGATCCCCTTAAGTGGTCTTAAGATGGTCGAAAAGAGAGGAAGGTTTCAGGCTAAGCCCTATCCGCGGTCTACGCTTAAACGTACATATtgtttctctcttttttcagGGTTTCCGTCGACACACCAAGGCTCCTCATCAACAGAGAAAAGTGTGGTTACGAAGTACATGGTCCCAGACCTGGATTCCAGTTTGAATTAAAAgataacaaaaggtaaaatacCAAGATTATCCGTCAATTTCCCCAACAGCCTCTCCTTGCCCCCCTAGGAATTCCCACTCCACTCTTAATTTGCTTACAACGAACGAATCCCCCTGCCCCATCTGAGTACGGGCCTGAGCTATTGTCAAAGAAGCCCCCAACTCTTTCCTCTCCTATTGGAGACGTCTAAGCATACGAGTCGTATTGTCTTCATAGGGATGTAGCGTGGCTCGGGACAACAGACGATGGATGTTTAGCCCTCGCTGACCTCCTAGGATGGAAGGTGAGTAAGAAAACTGGACGGTGCCTTAAATCTATCATATAAATATTAGTCCATTGATCTTTTAAATGAGTAGGACTTACTGTACCTCTACccatccccccacccccacccccccaataCTCATTTTCTAAGAAATccaaccctgggtaccaggggCTCTCACTTTCACAAATTTCTAAAGGCACACGAGCGAATGCCGAGTGGCATTTTGCGCTTTACCGCTCGCTCTGGACGAGGGTCTGGCACCCCAGGAATCATCACCATATGTCTTGGCACTTCCCTAATCAATCACTAAAATATGTATAATtgtaaactgtttttttttctcgcagGAGCATTTTAGACAACTAATTGAAAATAGCGATACGAAATAGATCTACTATAAATCTACTAAAGAGGATACGCTCTTTATAGGGAACTTTTTACAAGAACCCCAAGACTGGTACTTTaccaaattctaagaacatgctTAGAATACTTCTTAGCAAACAGGGCTTAGATAGTAGCAAAATATGTTTGGTTGGTAAAACCACAAACACcggaaatatgtatggaatgaTTATTCCGACCAATCAATGGcaagatattcaaacagtcaactagACACGGGTTTCAACAAGTCTGAAGTTTCGTGTCTGATTCTTCAGAGGAAAATAACCATTTCACTAATATTTTAGGTGTTCATGGCTTTACCGGTTGCGCTGTAAAATGCAGAATTTATGTTTATAATAACCTTGTGGTTCATTCTCTGATACTTCATCGAATGTCAAAATGTTAGCGTCCTCTAGGACAATTTTAGCATTAAAATGAGGATCAGGCGTAACTGAAAGTTAGAGGTCCTcataaaaagagtgtatttatatatatttgtatattaataccccaaaaataacattgttatttttttatcaaacttGTTGCAGTGTCTAGTATTTACACATCAATTTAGAAATTAATTTATAATATTAAATTATATTATAAAGATATGTTTTCCCCTAAACCTTCTAATCTCCTTTCAAAGCTTTGTGACATATAAGAACATGTGTATTAGAAATGGAAATATCTTACCAACAAAATCGTAAGGTTTCCTTTAACCAACCACAGGTTGCTCAGAAATTCAGGAACTTAGTTATGTATTCCTAGCTTTGTAAACAGAGGTGGCCTACTGTAAAGTCTGTTTTTCAGCTTTTGATGCCTTCCTATTTAGTGATAGCCAAAAGTTCTTTCAGCTTGTTGGTGTGCACTGGGTCAAATTGCAGACCATCCACCGACATTTCCGCTTTACCTGTCACACCATCACACACTCCAGCTTTCACCAAGAACTCTAGGATTTGTCTTtcctacaaaaaaaatacaataggAGTTGGTCAATCATTACATGATAGTCAGAGAGGGAAGGTACAGAATGGGGTAGAGACCATGCTAATGGGGAAGGGGGAAAGGGGTTGTGGGGTAACTAACAATGCAACAAAGAGCGTCATGGAAACAGGAGAGGCACTCCATGAAATTTGGGTCAGTGGTACAATAAATTATGTTGGATGCATTAATTAGGAGAGGCTTAATGAAGCCTTAATTATTTGTAGAGGCTTAAACTTAAAATATGACTTTTGACACATCTGTTTCTTGTTCATATACAATTGTACAATGTGTAAACTTGGTCAAAGGATCTCACAAATATTGAGAAAACATTGTACCTTGTCAACATCTGTAAGTGCTGTCTCCATGGCAACAGGCAGGCGGAAACCAAGTCCATGCCTTTGGTACCTagagtggttagagcactcaTTAAGCAGGTAGACAGCCATGGCTAGTGCCCAGCCCCCCCAGTTGGAGACTCCTGCAGAGATGATGTTGTCGGTTTGTACAGTTGCGGCAATGCTGGGGCCGTTCTTGATGTGTTGGGTGACTTGTGTATGCACATTACCCATACCAATCTCATTGCCGCCATCACCAATACCGATGGTTGCTATGTCCCCAGTCTGATAAGCTATGGAGAAAAGATGTAACATATAAGCTGGCTACCCAACAAACACttcctttttattaaatgCTTAACGATCTTGAAATGGTGGGCCTGAAGGCAAGCATGGCATCTGACCGTAAAGCATGGATGGACCCCCATGTGAACCCAATGTGCCAATACACCTGCAAATAGGTGGACTCTGATGTTAAATGGATAGTGAGTGAGTGATTATACAACAATCATAGTGGGATTTCATTGGACTTGAAATGTTGGGGAAGTATGAAATTTTGTGCTCCAAAGAATGCCTCTCTCACCACCCCCTACCTGGACCCACCTTGTAGAAACAGTTCATCCACAGGGCTGAGATTGCACAGCGATGACAAATCTTTGCCTTTCATGGATCTATAACTGCCATCTGCAGATCGACATGCTGCCTCAACTGCAACAAGAATGTCAAACCTTGGCCTGCTGTCACTCTCATAGAGAAACTCCTTTGCTGCAATTTCCTTGGATACTATTCCTGTGACATCAAACTTTTCAACAATAACACCATTTCCAAGGATTCCCCTTACACAACAAAACTCCACAACACttgtcaaaatgtcgaaatgGTACTTGCAAGCGACTAGTGTTACACTTTTTCCCACAGCCTGGAAAGCTCTTGCCATTGTTATGACACTTGGCAAGCCATCAGTCTCGTCAGGGGGATTACGAGAAGAATTTACAGGAAAACCAGAAGCTATAGCTATTCTAGAAGAATGTGATATCCTTAGAGCAGCCTTAACAAGTTCTTGGGGTATGTGAAGATGCTTGATTCCTCTCATTCCAGGGTCATCTTGTATGGCTTCTTCAAGTCTGTTAATTTTCTGGAGggtacttgttccgatgattgAGGCAAAGTAGGGTTTCTCCTGTAGTGTGACCACTTTTGGCTGGTCATCACCAAACGAAGGTTTGTGTGACTTGAAGTAGTCTTCAGTCATGACATCACTTATGAACATGCACCCAGGCGTGTGTGAGAAGCAAATTGCTGGCtctgataaaataataataatgattttaaAACTTCTACAGCAAACTATCCATTGCAAGAAAAAGCAGTTATCTTAGAGTGGTAAAGGAAAACTGTAAAATGCAATGCAAATATATCCTATATGGATTAATTTTAGTACCAAACTTTCTTCATGGTACCAAATTGGTTGGTACCATGTTACTTTCTTTGCACAAAAATTCCATGGAAATGCTTATTGGCTCATTGTAATATAGTGATAGTTATGTTACACCACCTGCAGTTTTGATAGCACAAGAAGAGGTCACTCCACAAGCCCAAAACAGTGGaacttcatcatcatcaacagctACTACATCCCCGTGTTCAGGTTTTAGGGACGTTTCTATTCCAATCATTGCAGGATCGCCAATATGTATTGGAGCACCATGAACAGCTTCGAAAGCTGCTGTTACAATTACTGCTCTTTCCACCAAATGTTTCTTGATCGGTCGCATGGAAACCACCATTTTGGGGCAGGAAAACTTGCCTGCTGGTATGCATGAGATGTTGGTTTGGAACATACtgacatttttcttttcctggATGTTTTTAATGGGGATTCCAGAAGCTATCATGGCATCCTCAAATGAGAAGCTGCACCCTATGTAGAATGTGACCATATCCTCCCATGAATAATCAAGCAGGTTTGTCAAAATGGTAGAAGTTTCCTTCCCATCCTCTCTATTATTCACTATGTACTTTAAGAGGTCAGTTCTAAGATCACACAAGAGTTGAATACATGTATTAGTTTTTAAAATCTTGGATTGGAAAATAGTTAGAAAAGGCCTGTACCCAGTATttttttgggagggggggtgcaaaATCTGAAAAGATTGACCTAAATTtcagggtgggggggggggggggggtaggggagggtgtgagttttctgataaaaatctgaccacccccgaaagaacaaagttcacttttttttatgccattgCATAAAACGGAACGTCTATTATTCGATTTGTATGTTTATAGTTTGCTTTACTTATAGTGTCTTTGTTGACacatagcacgtctattgcgaACTGGAACCGCCGTTGTGTGTATGAGGGGGTGCACCCCGAGTACGGGCCTGTAGACATCAGAAGCAAATATATGGCACAAAAACAGCTGCGTTCCGTGCATATGTTGCTTCTTAAACCCCTTTTTTTCCACTTCTTTCTCACTAATTCAAAAGAATgcggaaaaaaataataataaagcatCCTGTGGCGCATAGGGTTATACCggaactcacgaaaaaaaaaaaaattaaaccacACTGTGTCTTTACAATTATACTTTTTACAATTTCACATACCTTATATCTGAATTTGGATCGGCCAAGAAGCCAGCGCTAACCTCGCCGACGTCACTACAATACAACAGTGGACAAGGTGCTGGGTTCTTCCGACAAAACTCCATGAAGTCCTTCGCTAAAGACGAGGGAATTATTGCAACGTTGGCTTGCAAAAAACCCCGACACAAGCCTGAGGCGGTAGATAATTTGTCAGTGATGCTTGGGTCTGTTCTAAAACTCAATCGCGCCTGTTTCGGGGTCCATTTTTCCGGGGGGACCAAGCTCATCTCCGTGTTTTTCGCCATTGTTGTTGA encodes:
- the LOC5520709 gene encoding NAD-dependent protein deacetylase sirtuin-2 isoform X2; translated protein: MDGKATSKDPQVAVFEENFERFGLPYPTEQDLEREARREQRLDDVSFEGIARYITSGKCKNIVVLTGAGISTTAGIPDFRTPGSGLFNVLQTYGLTTARSIFEIDYFQMNPKPFFVAAKAVYPGQFKPTISHYFIKLLQNKGLLLRHYTQNIDTLERVAGITGDHLMEAHGSFHTGHCMACNKEYSQDWIRVEIMADKIPRCTECDGVVKPDIGFFGDPMPDKFYQLAAEDFPKCDLLIVMGTSLIVQPFASLIARVSVDTPRLLINREKCGYEVHGPRPGFQFELKDNKRDVAWLGTTDDGCLALADLLGWKEHFRQLIENSDTK
- the LOC5520806 gene encoding D-glutamate cyclase, mitochondrial, yielding MKRATSPILRVTYLRAGITVFYKVDSQLNMSTVTGNPDANVEKRDKNSRLKMSTTMAKNTEMSLVPPEKWTPKQARLSFRTDPSITDKLSTASGLCRGFLQANVAIIPSSLAKDFMEFCRKNPAPCPLLYCSDVGEVSAGFLADPNSDIRTDLLKYIVNNREDGKETSTILTNLLDYSWEDMVTFYIGCSFSFEDAMIASGIPIKNIQEKKNVSMFQTNISCIPAGKFSCPKMVVSMRPIKKHLVERAVIVTAAFEAVHGAPIHIGDPAMIGIETSLKPEHGDVVAVDDDEVPLFWACGVTSSCAIKTAEPAICFSHTPGCMFISDVMTEDYFKSHKPSFGDDQPKVVTLQEKPYFASIIGTSTLQKINRLEEAIQDDPGMRGIKHLHIPQELVKAALRISHSSRIAIASGFPVNSSRNPPDETDGLPSVITMARAFQAVGKSVTLVACKYHFDILTSVVEFCCVRGILGNGVIVEKFDVTGIVSKEIAAKEFLYESDSRPRFDILVAVEAACRSADGSYRSMKGKDLSSLCNLSPVDELFLQAYQTGDIATIGIGDGGNEIGMGNVHTQVTQHIKNGPSIAATVQTDNIISAGVSNWGGWALAMAVYLLNECSNHSRYQRHGLGFRLPVAMETALTDVDKERQILEFLVKAGVCDGVTGKAEMSVDGLQFDPVHTNKLKELLAITK
- the LOC5520709 gene encoding NAD-dependent protein deacetylase sirtuin-2 isoform X1 gives rise to the protein MDGKATSKDPQGKGPDIKQLGKYGEAVENDPQRLAVFEENFERFGLPYPTEQDLEREARREQRLDDVSFEGIARYITSGKCKNIVVLTGAGISTTAGIPDFRTPGSGLFNVLQTYGLTTARSIFEIDYFQMNPKPFFVAAKAVYPGQFKPTISHYFIKLLQNKGLLLRHYTQNIDTLERVAGITGDHLMEAHGSFHTGHCMACNKEYSQDWIRVEIMADKIPRCTECDGVVKPDIGFFGDPMPDKFYQLAAEDFPKCDLLIVMGTSLIVQPFASLIARVSVDTPRLLINREKCGYEVHGPRPGFQFELKDNKRDVAWLGTTDDGCLALADLLGWKEHFRQLIENSDTK